The Coriobacteriia bacterium genome includes a window with the following:
- the folE gene encoding GTP cyclohydrolase I FolE, with the protein MDRDKIIEGVRLMLEGIGEDPSREGLLGTPERVADMYGEIFAGITEDAAEHFCVTFDEGHREMILVRDIPLYSVCEHHLVPFIGRAHVAYIPGSHGRICGLSKLARVVDVFAKRLQVQERLTAQIADTIVEHLLPQGVMVVIEAEHLCMSMRGVQKAGAVTTTSAVRGGFETNPATRAEAMSLIMAGRG; encoded by the coding sequence TTGGACCGCGACAAGATCATCGAAGGTGTACGCCTGATGCTGGAGGGCATCGGCGAGGACCCCTCGCGCGAGGGGCTCCTCGGCACGCCCGAGCGAGTGGCCGACATGTACGGCGAGATCTTCGCCGGGATCACCGAGGACGCCGCCGAGCACTTCTGCGTGACCTTCGACGAGGGGCACCGCGAGATGATCCTCGTGCGCGACATCCCCCTGTACTCGGTGTGCGAGCACCACCTGGTTCCATTCATCGGGCGCGCGCACGTCGCCTACATCCCCGGCTCCCACGGCCGCATCTGCGGGCTGTCCAAGCTGGCGCGCGTCGTGGACGTCTTCGCGAAGCGCCTGCAGGTCCAGGAGCGCCTGACCGCCCAGATCGCGGACACGATCGTGGAGCACCTGCTGCCCCAGGGCGTGATGGTCGTGATCGAGGCCGAGCACCTGTGCATGTCGATGCGCGGCGTCCAGAAGGCCGGCGCCGTCACCACGACCTCTGCCGTGCGCGGCGGCTTCGAGACCAACCCCGCCACCCGGGCCGAGGCCATGTCGCTGATCATGGCCGGCCGCGGGTAG